AGCATTCTGAGCTTAATTTTCGCATGcgtgattaaaattttcatgcaCGCACATAACGCTCGCATTAAGACCTGAATAATTCTAGCTCTAATCGTTTCGCATCGCTTGGATATAGTTTTTACATATACTTTATCTAGAAAGCGTACTCGATCGATTTCTCACGCGATCGGAAAGTTCCACGAATTGACCAGCTTGCTctcaaagaaaataaataaagcgcgAAGGAAAAGGCGTCCTTAGAAAACTACAAGCAACGCGGAAACAACTCGAGCTCggtataaataaaacaataacatAATAGTAACTATAATACGGAACACTCACTTTTCCAGCACCAGAATCGCCGACCAACACGATCTTGATCCGCCTCTCGGCGAGCTCTTCCTCGTTATCGGCCATATGCGGCCGCAGGACTTCCGGTTCCCTTCTCTCACACCCACTCGGCTTTCCGCACGCCAGCAGACTACTGGccgcacagcagcagcgactaCTGACCGGACGCGCGATCGACCCTCTCCGCCCACACCCCCACGAGAGCTGACTAGCCTATACCCACAGCTCTCGTGAATAAATTATCGCGCTCGCGGCAATCGATAGTATAGTCTCGCGTGACGATCCAGGTTAGCGAGGTATAGCCTGCTGACCACTGCGCCGCCGGACAGCTACTCCTGCTGCGCTACTCTCTCCCCGTGAAACTGTTGATCCCGGGTAACACTTGGAGTGTCTGCGTAGGGAGGATAGCTGTCCCCCATCGGTGTCGCCCGCACGAGATATCGGCGTCACAACAAAAGCTCACCTTGGAAACTTCTACAGCCCTTATACTTACACACAGGCCGCGTAATCCGTGCTATGCGTCGCGGCTCTATTCTCTTCCGGTTCGCGGTGGCGGCCTGTCGTTTCGTCGGTTTTACGCGCGCGGGCTTTATCTTATCGGTATTATACGCCGAGTTTGTATCCTACAGGGCTCGATTAGCGGGGAATTTGTTTATAACtcgggaaaaaaatttttattttacagccTTATCGCCGAGAGACGTTGTTTTCTTCGTATCTTATCCAAAATTAACTTTTGCAGATTCGCCACGTCCGATGCGATCGAGAGCGACGAAATCACAGAGGAAAGAGCTGCAGCATCGGACGTGAGGAATCGCGATGGATTATAATACGGAGTTCGTGATCGGCCGAAAACAAAGCGATTTTTTCGATCAACGCTTTACATAAAAGACGAGACGAGTCGTCGAATGCGCGTAGTTGTTGTTCGACACCGATTGAAGAAGTGCGCCCGAAGGTGATTATGAGTACTGGTATTTATTCAAACACAGCTATATTTACgtatctataaaaatatactctTTGGTGTTAATAACAATACATTAGTtcaaacacacgcacacacacgcacgcgcgcgcgcgcgcacacacacacacgtctcGAGACACGTATAGAGTGTATTCTCTCTGTCAACAAATAACCTTTTTTTATTCGGAacatgctttttttttttacaaattgtcGTGTGTATGCAAAGCCGTGGGAATTGACGCGTCAGCGAATATGACAATCGGGAAGCGCAACGACGTCCCGCGCAAGTTTAATCaattacaatataatataagcgACAAAGCCAAATAGACGACAGCGCCAGCTTCTGGCAGCCTCTCCTCCATCTTTTCTCGTTATTCGTCGAGGCACAAAACGTGCATTGTGTAAGAAGCGCCGAGCACGTTTACAGGACGTTGCGCAAAGCTTCCTTTTTACATTTAACGAAGAAGCGCCCGCGTATTATACTGTACAATATACATGTATCGTCGAGTCTCCTCGTGCAGGAGCTTAGAAAAGAAATACCGCGTGGAAATACTTTGTTTCGGAGTTTCCCCGTCACGTCGATCGGCAGCAACGTGTATCAGTTGAAGATGAGATCTTTGTAGTTGAGCAGCATGTAGTAGTTGGAAACTCGGCAACAAGTTGTCGTTCGGACGACGGTAGTCCTGTCGGCTCGTTCAAAGTTGGCCTTGACGATCTCGTAGTACCTGCCGTCGCTGTGGTGCGGGAAATTCGATTAATGAGCGCGAACATTTGAAATATATCGAAGAACGTGGACCCACCTGAGCGTCAGACACCTGAGCTTGGTGCACTTGACTCTCAGAATGTCGATGGCCTTTTGGCTTTTGTCGGAGAATCTCAGGTTCTCCGGGTCCCAGCGCAGCTCGAGGCGCTCGAGGTTCGGGCAGTGGTTGGCTATGCAGTCCATCAGCTGGTCCACGTGGATGTTGACGCCCAGCCTCTCCTGCGTCCCCATCACGATGATTCTGCGAGAGCGCGAAAGTGAGGTCGCGATAGATGTGCAAGTTGAGGAGAAAGAAGACACGGATAACAATTACTTGGCGTTGTTCAAGATGGGCAGGACGGTCTGCCAGAGCTGGTCGGTGATGTGGGGCATCCCCGAGAGGGCTATGGCCCAGAGCTGGTGTCCGTGCCGCGAGAGGAACTTGTGCAGAGCGTCGTCCGTGAGATTGTCCGAGCTGTCGAGGTCGAGAGCGAGGAGGTTGCGAGGGTTGCCCTGCTCCGTCCAGGCCTTGAGGACGCTGTCGTTGAAGCCGTTGAGCTGGCCGGCGCTGAGGAAGCGCAGACTCGGGATCCGAGTGAGCATGTCGACGAGGCACTCGGTCGACAGGTCCGTCGCCGTGATGTCGAGCTCCTGGATGTTGACCTTCTCCCACTCGATCTCCATCAAGTACTCGCTCCTGAGGCCTGCGCGAATGTAGCCAGGAGTGTTATACAACGGAGACGATCGCACGCGGGTTATTATACTCACTGGTGCCCTGCATGAGGAGGCACCTGAGCCGCCTGCATCTCTGGACGAGGTTCTTCAGCTTCTCGCCCGTGACCTTGGGGCAGAAGTTGATGGCCAGGCACTCGAGCTGTATGCAGTTGGAAAGCTCGTCAAAGTTGGCGTCCCTGATGAAGTTGATGCCGTAGAAGTTGATCACCCTGAGGTTAGGGACGGCCGGCCTGAGCTTGGCGATGCTCA
The sequence above is drawn from the Nasonia vitripennis strain AsymCx chromosome 4, Nvit_psr_1.1, whole genome shotgun sequence genome and encodes:
- the LOC100122903 gene encoding F-box/LRR-repeat protein fbxl-1 isoform X2, translating into MFRRLRDEGSSFTFRMSNWNVLSLEAALQQLNGPQDEVEKLGRKSNATIESLDPKIILHVFSYLSHREICRMARVCKKWRTIAYDSKLWSHVSLRPEVSGLHVNSLDTLLHLISVRFGASLRYIELPIELITHTVFHELSNKCPNLTHMLLDFSTAMQLHDFSEMQAFPTKLQYLCICLSGVIFMEGFMSKIYNFINGLKILHLIGTYEKIEEEDDGEQLYDVVSIAKLRPAVPNLRVINFYGINFIRDANFDELSNCIQLECLAINFCPKVTGEKLKNLVQRCRRLRCLLMQGTSLRSEYLMEIEWEKVNIQELDITATDLSTECLVDMLTRIPSLRFLSAGQLNGFNDSVLKAWTEQGNPRNLLALDLDSSDNLTDDALHKFLSRHGHQLWAIALSGMPHITDQLWQTVLPILNNAKIIVMGTQERLGVNIHVDQLMDCIANHCPNLERLELRWDPENLRFSDKSQKAIDILRVKCTKLRCLTLSDGRYYEIVKANFERADRTTVVRTTTCCRVSNYYMLLNYKDLIFN
- the LOC100122903 gene encoding F-box/LRR-repeat protein fbxl-1 isoform X6 — protein: MNVWNQLNVEHATSAISRDDLHASIRKKKITTIESLDPKIILHVFSYLSHREICRMARVCKKWRTIAYDSKLWSHVSLRPEVSGLHVNSLDTLLHLISVRFGASLRYIELPIELITHTVFHELSNKCPNLTHMLLDFSTAMQLHDFSEMQAFPTKLQYLCICLSGVIFMEGFMSKIYNFINGLKILHLIGTYEKIEEEDDGEQLYDVVSIAKLRPAVPNLRVINFYGINFIRDANFDELSNCIQLECLAINFCPKVTGEKLKNLVQRCRRLRCLLMQGTSLRSEYLMEIEWEKVNIQELDITATDLSTECLVDMLTRIPSLRFLSAGQLNGFNDSVLKAWTEQGNPRNLLALDLDSSDNLTDDALHKFLSRHGHQLWAIALSGMPHITDQLWQTVLPILNNAKIIVMGTQERLGVNIHVDQLMDCIANHCPNLERLELRWDPENLRFSDKSQKAIDILRVKCTKLRCLTLSDGRYYEIVKANFERADRTTVVRTTTCCRVSNYYMLLNYKDLIFN
- the LOC100122903 gene encoding F-box/LRR-repeat protein fbxl-1 isoform X7, which gives rise to MGHTTIESLDPKIILHVFSYLSHREICRMARVCKKWRTIAYDSKLWSHVSLRPEVSGLHVNSLDTLLHLISVRFGASLRYIELPIELITHTVFHELSNKCPNLTHMLLDFSTAMQLHDFSEMQAFPTKLQYLCICLSGVIFMEGFMSKIYNFINGLKILHLIGTYEKIEEEDDGEQLYDVVSIAKLRPAVPNLRVINFYGINFIRDANFDELSNCIQLECLAINFCPKVTGEKLKNLVQRCRRLRCLLMQGTSLRSEYLMEIEWEKVNIQELDITATDLSTECLVDMLTRIPSLRFLSAGQLNGFNDSVLKAWTEQGNPRNLLALDLDSSDNLTDDALHKFLSRHGHQLWAIALSGMPHITDQLWQTVLPILNNAKIIVMGTQERLGVNIHVDQLMDCIANHCPNLERLELRWDPENLRFSDKSQKAIDILRVKCTKLRCLTLSDGRYYEIVKANFERADRTTVVRTTTCCRVSNYYMLLNYKDLIFN
- the LOC100122903 gene encoding F-box/LRR-repeat protein fbxl-1 isoform X5 — encoded protein: MEGLDVWGQIAVETSQMYVSEGGVIKSRFANTTIESLDPKIILHVFSYLSHREICRMARVCKKWRTIAYDSKLWSHVSLRPEVSGLHVNSLDTLLHLISVRFGASLRYIELPIELITHTVFHELSNKCPNLTHMLLDFSTAMQLHDFSEMQAFPTKLQYLCICLSGVIFMEGFMSKIYNFINGLKILHLIGTYEKIEEEDDGEQLYDVVSIAKLRPAVPNLRVINFYGINFIRDANFDELSNCIQLECLAINFCPKVTGEKLKNLVQRCRRLRCLLMQGTSLRSEYLMEIEWEKVNIQELDITATDLSTECLVDMLTRIPSLRFLSAGQLNGFNDSVLKAWTEQGNPRNLLALDLDSSDNLTDDALHKFLSRHGHQLWAIALSGMPHITDQLWQTVLPILNNAKIIVMGTQERLGVNIHVDQLMDCIANHCPNLERLELRWDPENLRFSDKSQKAIDILRVKCTKLRCLTLSDGRYYEIVKANFERADRTTVVRTTTCCRVSNYYMLLNYKDLIFN
- the LOC100122903 gene encoding F-box/LRR-repeat protein fbxl-1 isoform X4, translating into MMDSTPRMSNWNVLSLEAALQQLNGPQDEVEKLGRKSNATIESLDPKIILHVFSYLSHREICRMARVCKKWRTIAYDSKLWSHVSLRPEVSGLHVNSLDTLLHLISVRFGASLRYIELPIELITHTVFHELSNKCPNLTHMLLDFSTAMQLHDFSEMQAFPTKLQYLCICLSGVIFMEGFMSKIYNFINGLKILHLIGTYEKIEEEDDGEQLYDVVSIAKLRPAVPNLRVINFYGINFIRDANFDELSNCIQLECLAINFCPKVTGEKLKNLVQRCRRLRCLLMQGTSLRSEYLMEIEWEKVNIQELDITATDLSTECLVDMLTRIPSLRFLSAGQLNGFNDSVLKAWTEQGNPRNLLALDLDSSDNLTDDALHKFLSRHGHQLWAIALSGMPHITDQLWQTVLPILNNAKIIVMGTQERLGVNIHVDQLMDCIANHCPNLERLELRWDPENLRFSDKSQKAIDILRVKCTKLRCLTLSDGRYYEIVKANFERADRTTVVRTTTCCRVSNYYMLLNYKDLIFN
- the LOC100122903 gene encoding F-box/LRR-repeat protein fbxl-1 isoform X3, producing MFRRLRDEGSFTFRMSNWNVLSLEAALQQLNGPQDEVEKLGRKSNATIESLDPKIILHVFSYLSHREICRMARVCKKWRTIAYDSKLWSHVSLRPEVSGLHVNSLDTLLHLISVRFGASLRYIELPIELITHTVFHELSNKCPNLTHMLLDFSTAMQLHDFSEMQAFPTKLQYLCICLSGVIFMEGFMSKIYNFINGLKILHLIGTYEKIEEEDDGEQLYDVVSIAKLRPAVPNLRVINFYGINFIRDANFDELSNCIQLECLAINFCPKVTGEKLKNLVQRCRRLRCLLMQGTSLRSEYLMEIEWEKVNIQELDITATDLSTECLVDMLTRIPSLRFLSAGQLNGFNDSVLKAWTEQGNPRNLLALDLDSSDNLTDDALHKFLSRHGHQLWAIALSGMPHITDQLWQTVLPILNNAKIIVMGTQERLGVNIHVDQLMDCIANHCPNLERLELRWDPENLRFSDKSQKAIDILRVKCTKLRCLTLSDGRYYEIVKANFERADRTTVVRTTTCCRVSNYYMLLNYKDLIFN
- the LOC100122903 gene encoding F-box/LRR-repeat protein fbxl-1 isoform X1; the protein is MITDYHVDSNFFFWQLSTHTYCNYSSFTFRMSNWNVLSLEAALQQLNGPQDEVEKLGRKSNATIESLDPKIILHVFSYLSHREICRMARVCKKWRTIAYDSKLWSHVSLRPEVSGLHVNSLDTLLHLISVRFGASLRYIELPIELITHTVFHELSNKCPNLTHMLLDFSTAMQLHDFSEMQAFPTKLQYLCICLSGVIFMEGFMSKIYNFINGLKILHLIGTYEKIEEEDDGEQLYDVVSIAKLRPAVPNLRVINFYGINFIRDANFDELSNCIQLECLAINFCPKVTGEKLKNLVQRCRRLRCLLMQGTSLRSEYLMEIEWEKVNIQELDITATDLSTECLVDMLTRIPSLRFLSAGQLNGFNDSVLKAWTEQGNPRNLLALDLDSSDNLTDDALHKFLSRHGHQLWAIALSGMPHITDQLWQTVLPILNNAKIIVMGTQERLGVNIHVDQLMDCIANHCPNLERLELRWDPENLRFSDKSQKAIDILRVKCTKLRCLTLSDGRYYEIVKANFERADRTTVVRTTTCCRVSNYYMLLNYKDLIFN